The Streptococcus downei MFe28 DNA window TAGCCAGCCAGCACTTGATAAATATCAAAGGAGAGGGCATCCTGATTATAGATGGCACCGATTTGGGTCCCCATAACAATAGTGGCTTGAGGACCATTATCGTAGGCTTCCACCCGCTTTTTAGCATCATCTTGGAGGACAAAGGCTGGGTAAAGAAGAACTAGCCCTGCAATCTGGTCAGGAATTTTACCAGCTACATAAGCAGAGACAAATCCCCCTTGGCTCTCGCCCATGAGATAGACACGATTGGAATCAATTTCAGGTCGCTCCCGTAATTGGATAAGGACAGCTTCTAGGTCCTTTGCTTGAGTTAGGACGGACATATCAAGGAAATCCCCCTCACTCTGCTTGGCAGAGCCATCTCCTGAGCCGACAAAATCATAAGAATAGACGGCGTAACCTGCCTCATATGCCGCCTGGGCATAGACCTGGGTGCCCAAGTGACTGCCCCTAAACCCGTGGGACATGATAATCAAGGGAAGTTTGCCTGTACCCTCATCTGGACAATAGTATTTGCCATAAATCTTAAAGTCATCTCGTTTGAGCCATAAATCTTGAACAGTCATCTTCTGCACCTCCTGTGTGCCAATATAATGCAAGAGAGGGTTGAAACAGACGTTTCAACCCTCTCACCTAGACTGCCACCACCGAGAATCGAACTCGGAACGGAGCATTACCATTGCTCTATTATACCATTTAACTACAGCGGCTACCTATCTATAATACCATAGTCGCTTTTCTCTGACAAGATATAAATTTGAAAAATTTACCCGAAATTTCCCTAAATTTTTCAAGACTTGCAAACTTGGACCTACTTGGTCTTGCCATTCCAGTTTTCAAAGCCAGATTCTAGGACATAAACCTGAGTATAACCAGCCTTTTTGAGGATGGGGACTGCCCTTTGAATGGCTTGGCCCCGCATATTATCATAAAGGAGGACAGGCTTGTCCTTGCGTAAGGAAGATAGAGATTCCTTGAATTGTTGGATTTGGAAATTACGTGCCCCTAGGATATGTTGGTCCTGAAAAGCTTTGGAGCCTCGCAAATCAATAATCTGTCCTTGATGCATGAGCTCTTGAAATTCGCTATTATTAATGAACTTGGCAGCACGACGAATCCGAAAATAGCGCCAAGTTGCCCAGGCGATAAAGCCAAGTAGGATGACAGCGACTAAAATCCAATTAATGAGCATTTGTGACATAGTAGAAATTTTCTCCTTTTACAAATTCAGAATAGATAAGTCCGCCAAGGTTGGTCAGCGGACGAGAATTACATTTTAAGCGAATTTGCGGGCTAAACTAGCTGCACCGATGATGCCGGCATCATTTCCCAACTCGGCAATCTTAATCTTTGTTGAGGTCTTAACAGCAGGGAAGGCGAATTGCAGGAAGTATTTTTCGACCCGACTGCGAAGGAATTCACCAGCCGCTGAAACCCCGCCCCCCAGAACAATGGAATCTGGATTGAGGGTGTTGCCCAGATTTGCAGTTGCTAGGCCTAGGTAGTAGGCCACCTTTTCGACAACTGAATCCGCAAACTTATCCCCAGCTGCTGCAGCCTGGAAGATATCCTTGCTGCTGACGCTATCGCCATTATCAATAGCGGCCTTGATTTTCGAATCGCCTTCATAGGCTTCCGCTAGCAAGCGAGCCAGTCGGACGACACCAGTTGCAGAGGCCACGGTTTCTAAGCAGCCTTTATTACCGCAGGTACACTCAAAACCATCCTGAGGTTGAACATTGATATGGCCAATTTCACCACCGCCACCAGCAACCCCGTGGATGAGGTTGCCATCAGCGATAATGCCACCACCGACACCAGTTCCGAGGGTCACCAAAATCACGTCAGGATTATTGCCACCAGCTCCTGTCCAGGCTTCACCCAAGGCAGCGACATTGGCATCATTGTCAATAGCAAAGGGAATGCCAACCTCCTTTTCAATGACCGAACCAACTTCTTGAGTCTTGGCCCAGTTGAGGTTGAAGGCTCCTGTCACGGTCTTTTTATCCCGGTCAACAGCGCCAGGCGAACCCATACCAATACCGATAAAATCGTCCTTGGTCAAATTGTAGAGTGACAGACGATGTTTGAGGGACTCGACAATATCAGGTACGATGTGCTTGCCTTCTTCCAAGATATTGGTTTCAATCGCCCATTTTTCTTGGACATCTCCTTGCGTCGTTAGAATGCCAAACTTGATGGTGGTCCCACCGAGGTCAATTCCCAATAATTTCTTAGCCATGATTGTTACCTTTCGCTTCTAGTCTTTCTTTTTCCAAGCGATGCTCCCGTCGCAAAATTAACTCCGCTGTCAGATAGTCCTCCTTTTCTAGAAGGCCCGACTGGTAAAGTCGCTCTAGCTCAATTTTCATCATTTCAATATCGTAGAGCCGCTTGCCCAGATAAACGATTATACCGAAGCGTTTGAGCAACTGCTGAACATCGTACAAGGTTTTCATAAGCAAATTGTAACAAAAAAAGCGAACGCTTTCAAGGTCATCAGGAAGCGGTTTCTGAATTTTTCTCAAGTCTGATTTTCTGACAAGTGTTGAAAGAGGCTTGGTCTAAAAAAGAACGGCCCCAAAGGTCGTCCCTTCCTATTATTTATAAATTGCTCAAGCTATGGTAGCTTCCCTAGCTACTTCACTCTTGCATTTTCAAAATGACGTCGATTTTGAAAATGTCATGTTTTTAATCCAAGCCTGGGGCTTGGCCAAGTTCGGCTTGGAGCATCCAGAGAGTTTTTTCAACATCTGCCTGAGCTGCTGTGAAGATGTCATTACTTGGGGCATCGCCTTCTTCATCAGTCACATCAAGGCCGACTTGGTAAAGTTTATCCAAGTAAGTATAGACTTCTACCAAGCGACGCAGGTGGTCTTCCATGGATTTGTCCCAAGTCCCCTTTTCCTCAGTCAGGTTGGAATTTTGGTCAAATTCAGCTAGGGTTGAATAAGGGTCGCCTCCCAGGGTAATCAACCGTTCGCTGATTTCATCCAAATTAGCATTGAGGGCATCCATGTATTCGTCCATCTTTGGATGCAGATGGAGAAAACCACGTCCTCGCATATACCAGTGGACTTGGTGAACGATGGAATAAGCCTTGGATAAGTCCGCAACAGCTTGGTTGAGGACAGCCTTGGTCTTGGGACGAGAACCTGAAAGATTTTGAGCTCTTTGAGCCTCTTGATTGGCAATTGCCTCTACGGAATTAGACATAAGAAAACCTCCTTATAATTGAACTTAGGTATGGTGCCGAATGAAAACATTGACGGTTCTGGAAAGTCGAACGCTCCCTCGCCTCTATTTTCATAGAACATTTCCTAAGCTCTTGATCTATATAAAACAGTCCCAGAAAGGATTTTTAGGATTGGTCAGTTGACAGATAATTCTTATTTAGAATCATTCTTATCTACTGACACCCTTATTATAGTCCAAGGTCAACAATTATGCAACCATTTGAATTATTTTCGGACTAATAAGTATGGAAACACTTTTAATTCTCTTACTAGGAGCCAGTCTAGGCTCCTTTCTGGGTCTGGTGGTCGACCGCTTCCCAGAAAAATCAATTCTCTGGCCCCGCAGTCATTGCGACTCTTGTGGTCAAACCTTGGCCATTTGGGACTTGATTCCCATTGTCTCGGAAATGGCTAATGGCTTTCGTTGCCGTTTTTGCAGTGCCAAAATCCCTGTCAGCTATTGCCTTTTAGAAACCGCTTGTGCCCTGGCTTTCTATCTTGGCTGGGTAGGTGGATTGAGTTGGACACAAGTCTTTTTGGTCATGCTCAGCCTGACCCTCAGCCTCTACGACCTGAAAAATCAAGACTATCCCTTAATCATCATTTTATTGGCAGGGCTAGTCACACTATTTTTCTGGGGGAGCAATACCACCGCCCTAGTCCTTCTCCTCTTAGGAATTTTAGCGCAAATTCTTCCCTTGGGCATTGGCGAGGGCGACCTCTACTACCTGGCCCTCTTGGCCTTGACCCTCGACCTGCCTTCCCTGCTCTGGTTGATTCAGTTGGGGAGCCTCCTAGCCATTCTTTTTATCATCAGTCACAAAGAAAAAAGAGCAGTTCCTTTCCTGCCCTTCTTGAGTCTAGCTTATCTGGTGGAGTTGGGTTTGATGGAGATGGGGTGAGGAGCCTGGTATTTGGTTCTTAGAACCAAGATACAAGGTATAATATGGCAAAACAATCATATCATTAACAAGATACTTCAACCCTTTTTATTAGTACTCTTTAAACTCATCTATGTGATTGCTCATATATTCTGCAAGCCATTCTGTACCATAAGCAATCTCGAATGCCTCCAATAAAATTGATATATTAATATTAAAATTGTAACCCTTCAAATCATTAAGGAGCCCTTTAGGAGATGAAATATTTGCTAAACGAATAATCTCACCAATATCCTGTCAATCCCGATTTCTTCCACTTTCCATTTTCATTCCTACTATGTAAATAAGAGTCGGAATTAAGACCTTGAGATTAGAAAAATTGTAGATGACTTTGCAAGCTGATTTTGGCGGTACCTTATTCAGATTGGATACAGAGTTGTTCAACCAAAGTTCATCTGGCTCATTGACGCCAAACTTGTCACCCACCTGTTTTATAATGCTTAAAATCTTAGTATTCTCCTGGTAGAAGGCATCAACATCTTGTGTTCCGCGTAAATTATAATACTCTAGGACAAAACCTCCAACACCGATAACTTCTAGAGTAATATCCTCCTTCTTCATTTAAAGCTTCAAATAAGGTCTTTTTATCCATATTTCCCCTCTCTGTAAAGCTGTAGAATATCTCTTGAGGTTGACTTCCTATTAGCATTCAGCACATGTTCCCTTGTATAGGTTCCTTCTGTCATAGCATCATGAAGAGTCACTTTTTGAAAAGGGCTGAGTTGGTGACTATTGAGGAGTTCTTCAACATCTTTTGGGCTTAATTTTGTATCACTGTCTTGAATTACCTTGTACAGGTATCTAAACCACAAGTCCCCATCACCTTGAGATTCTCTGCTTGCCTTAATCATGTAATCATACCAAGCTGTCATCAGGTTTTTCCTCCTTTTTCAACTGTCCTTTAAGTTCATTATAGCCTATCAAACCCCTTATTTCAATTTCTCACTTGGTTTATAAAGAGAATAGAATTTAGCCCATAAAAATTTACTCCTCAATTGAATTTGCTCTAATCCTCCTCACTCATCTTCTTCATCCAGCTTGGAATTTCCTGGCTGATACGGGTTGGGAGGACAACATAAGCATCTTGGGCTAGGTCGTCGGCGATGGCTGAATGGAGGTAACTAGCTCCTGCCACGCTCTTAAAGAGGTCTTCCCTAAACTGGGCGACAAAGCCCGTAATCATACCTGCTAGGGTATCGCCCATGCCACCGGTTGCCTGATAAGGACCCCCGACTGTCAATTGAGCGACTTGGCCAGTCTGGTCATAGATTGTCGTTTGATGGGACTTGGCCACTAGGATGGTTTGGCTGGGAAAGTGGGCCAGAGCTTCCCTAGCATTTTCTTGATTCTGTTGGGAAATTTCGATACCTGAGAGGCGCTCCCATTCCTTTTGATGAGGGGTTAGGACTATTTTTTGCGTAGGCCAGCTAATTTGGTCTTTTTTGGCCAGTAAATCTAGGGCTGAGCCATCAATAATCAGGGTTTGATTTGCTTGCACTTGACTCAAAACTAGATCCAAGCCTTTCTGTGCCAGAGGGGAATCTCCCAGTCCTGGGCCAATCAGGATGACATGGCTGGAATGAATTTGCTGAGTTAAGAGGGCCTGATCAGCTAGGTCAAAGGCCATGGCTTCCGGCAGATGACTATGCAGGGCTGGGATATTGGCAGGGGCACTAGCCACCGTCACCAAACCAGCTCCGCTATTGACCGTCGCTAGGGCAGCCATAATAATGGCACCACCATAGGGGTAGAGGCCACCAATGAGGAGGGCACGCCCAAAAGTCCCCTTATGACTCTTAAGGGGACGGGGCTGGATAAGATTTTTAAGGACTTTTTCATCAATCATCATAAGCTCACACTTCTCAGGGCTGCTTGATAGGTTTGTTCCAGGAGCATGGTGATGGTCATAGGGCCAACACCACCGGGAACAGGCGTAATGAGACTGGCCAGTTGAGCCACTTCGTCGAACTTGACATCACCAATCAGCTTGCCATCATCATCACGGTTCATACCGACATCAATCACGACTGCCCCTTCTTTGACATAATCCTTAGTCACAAAATTTCTCTGACCGATTGCAACAATCAGGAGATTGGCCCGCTTACAAACCCGATCCAGATGACGGGTGCGAGAGTGGGTCAGGGTGACGGTCGCATTCTTGTCCAGGAGCAATTGGGCCATAGGCTTGCCGACAATATTAGAACGACCAACGATGACGGCATTCTTGCCTTCTAGGTCAACCTCATACTCCCTCAGCATTTCCATGATGCCAGCTGGCGTGCAGGGAACCATGAGAGGACGGCCTGACCAGAGGTGGCCGGTGTTCATGGGGTGAAAACCATCGACATCCTTCTTGGGGTCAATGGCCAAAATGACCCTCTTGTCGTTAATATGGCTAGGGAGGGGCAACTGGACCAGAATCCCATGGAAGGCTGGATCCTGATTATACTTCTCAATAAGAGCCAGCAACTCCTCCTGGCTGATACTATCCGATAGGCGGACGGTTTCGCTGGTGAAGCCAGCAGCTAGAGCAGAGCGCTCCTTATTGCGGACATAAACCTGGCTAGCAGGATTATCACCGACCAGAATAACCACCAGACCTGGAACGATTCCATGCTGGTCTTTTAGCTGGGCTACTTTTTCTGCCAACTGGCCCTGCATTTTCTTGGCCAGAGCCTTGCCATCAATGATCTTTGCTGTCATGCTTACTCCCAATTAGTTTTCTTGCCTGAACAGGCTAGTTTTTGTCTAATCTTCTTGAAAAGCTAGAGTTAAATCTTGAGTCCCTTGGCTTTTAGTGCCTAGTCTCAGACTACCTTCATCCACTGGACGAAAGTCCCCAAATTCTTGCTCCCATTATAGCAAAAAACCACCCCTTTTGGAATGGCTTTCTCATGGGTGCCTGATGGCCCAAAGAATATCTTGGATAGGTAGACTAGGAGTGACCTCAATTCCCTGCAACCATCAAGCTTTCTAGTCTATGACCAACTAGCTGAGTTTCTGGTGCTTGTGCATTTCTTCTTTGACGGGGCAGGCACAATCGCAGTCCCCACAGGAACCCTTTTGTTTAATATAATGGCGCAGACCTGCGATGACAGCCAGAGCAATCAGACCTGCAATAATATAGGTTGACATGGTTTACATCTCCTTTTTATACTCTTCGAAAATCAAAATTTATCCACGGATAAAGTCACTCTATGATTTCTCATTAGAGTGACTACGAAAACTACGATTGTAGTTTTCTATATCCCTGGCTAACTCTGTATAAACTGTGGCAACGACAGTTCCTACCTCGCGTCGCGTCGTTAACTCACCTTGCTGTACTTACTGAGGAAAGCAAAGCTTTCCCTATTTCCAACCTCAAAAGGTCTACCAGACCTTTTGAGCTATCTACAGTTCGTGCGATGCAGAGCAAAGTTGGTCGATTTCACCAACTTTGTGAGGTTAGTAAGGGAGCTAGGCAATCGCTATGGAGATTGCCGTTGGACATCAGTCACTTTAGTGACTTGATGTCATTACTCCTTGCCTCGGCTAATCTCGATTTTCATTGAGTATTAAGTTCGATCAGCCAAGGGAAGGTTGTCTAAGCTAATGACTTCTTCCTTGATTTGGCGTGGTTTTCTCAAGATAAAGTAGAGCATGAGCCCAATAATCAAGAAGGCTAGGCCTGTCCACAGGCTAAAGGCTTGATCGTAGAGAAAGACTAGCCCTAACTGGTAGATAACCAGACTGACCAAGTAGGCTAGGCCTGTTTGAAAGCCAATGGCCAAGAGGGTCCACTTGAGATTGCCCATTTCCCGGCGTATGGTTCCGATGGCCGCAAAACAAGGGGCACAAAGGAGGTTGAAGGTCAAAAAGGAATAGGCCGCCAGGGCTGTATAGTCCCCTTGGAGGCTGGTCCAGAGAGCCTTGCTGGTTTCCGTCGCGTCTGGATTGTGGTAGAGAATCCCAAAGGTAGCCACCACGGTTTCCTTGGCCGCAAGACCTGTCAGAGCTGCCACAGTCGCCTTCCAGTTCCCAAAGCCCAGGGGTGTGAAAATCCAGGCTAGGAGACGGCCGAGACTGGCCAAGATACTCTGGTCCGTTTCGACCGCTTGGAAGGTGAAATTGTAGGAAGACAGGAACCAAATCAGAACCGTCAAGCTAAAAATAATGGTCCCAGCCCTCTTGACAAAGCTCAGAGCCTTGCCAGTTGCGTACCGCAGAACCGCTCTAGCCTTAGGCAGATGGTAACTAGGTAGCTCCATAATGAAGGGACTGGTGTAGCCACCTAGGAAAGAAGTCTTCTTGAGGGAAATTCCCGAAAAGATGATGGCCAGCATTCCCATAAAGTAGGTGCTTGGAGCCACCCAGGGACTGTCGGGAAAGAAGGCCCCTGCAATCAGAGCGATGATGGACAATTTAGCCGAGCAAGGCATGAAGGTCGTTGTCATAATCGTAATCCTGCGGTCCCGCTCATTTTCAATGGTCCGACTGGCCATAATACCTGGCACCCCACAGCCTGTTGAAATCAACATGGGAATAAAGGATTTACCCGAAAGGCCAAAACGCCTGAAAATGCGATCCATGACAAAGGCAATTCGGCTCATATAGCCGATATCTTCCAGAATGCCCAGACAGACAAAGAGGACAAAAATCTGAGGCAGAAAACCTAGTACCGTTCCGACACCAGCAACAATCCCATTGACAATCAGGGATTGGAGCCAGTCTGCCACATGCAGGTCTTGAAGGAATTGGGTCACAAGATCAGGGATATATTGGCCAAAGAGAACATCATTGACCCAATCTGTCCCCATGGTACCCACCGTCTGAATGGAGAGGTAGTAAACCAGGAACATGACCAGAGCAAAGATTGGCAGGGCCAAAATGCGATTGGTGACAATCTTATCAATCTTGTCCGACAGGGTCATTTTGATGTCATCATCTTGACTCTGAGCCATTTGACAAACGCGTTCGATAAAGGCATAGCGCTGGTTGACCACGATAGTCTCTGAATCCTCGGTGAAGATTTCCTCGGTAATCTTGATGATGTCGTCAATCTCTAACTTTTGAAAAGGAGAAAGGTTGACTTCGGAAGTGATCAATTTATCTCGTTCAAAAAGTTTAATGGCATAGAAGCGATTGGAGCGCTGGGGAACCGTTTGCCCCAGTACTTGGATAATCTGAGCCAGGGCCGCTTCAAACTTGTCATCATAGGTCGGATACTGGATGTCATCCACCCTAGCTTTGGTTGTTTGGCTGGCCTTCTTAATAGCTTTGTCCACACCTGTATTTTTTAGAGCGCTGGTAGCAATAACCGGCAGGCCTAACTGGTAGGCAAGCTTCTCGCTATTAATAGTCCTACCTTGGCTTTTGAGTACATCGCTCATATTGAGCGCTAGAGTGACTGGAAGGCCCGTTTCAATCAGTTGGGTAGTCAGATAGAGATTGCGCTCCAGATTTGTGGCATCCACGACATTTAAAATAGCATCGGCATGGTTGCTTAAGAGATAATCCCTAGCGATCTTTTCTTCTGGACTATAGGGCGAAAGGGAATAGATCCCTGGCAGGTCTTGGACGTTGACCCCTGGCAATGTTTTCACCTGACCGCTCTTTCGCTCAACGGTAACGCCGGGCCAATTTCCCACATGCTGAGTGGTCCCCGTCAAGAGGTTAAAGAGACTGGTCTTACCGCTGTTGGGATTACCAATAAGGGCAATTTCTGTCATACTAATCCTCCTCCTGATCCTTACTTCTAACGACACTAATCATTTGGGCTTCTGACTTTCTCAGGGATAATTCATAACCCCTCAAGCTAATTTCGATAGGGTCGCCTAGAGGAGCAACCTTACGGAGGTAAATCTTGGTATGCCTAGTCAGGCCCATATCCATCAGGCGACGTTTGGCTTCATTGAGGGCAAGGATATTGTCAATATAGGCAGACTGACCTACCTCTAAGTCAGACAGAGGGAGAGTCTCCTGTTCCTCGGACAGCTCGGTCACATCAATATTGGCCAAAATCGAGGTATCAAAAGCCAGACGATTAGCCTTTAAGACGATAATAGCGCTGGATTTGGTTTTGGAAAGAACTTTAAGAGTCGTGCCTACCTTGAGGCCCAGATTAGCCAGATGGCGCAGACTAACTTCTGGTAGATTAATGCTGGCAATCTGGTAGGATTTGTTCAAATCCGCCTCTTGTAAAATCATTTAGGCCTCCTCTACCCGTTCGGAAAATTTTTCTGCCTTCATTATACCATAGAAAAGCCTGTTAAATAAGCGTTTTCAGAAGATTGGAATCATTTCAAAAAGGAGCCAAAGATTAGAATCTCTAGCCCCTTTTTGAAGGAATTGCTCTGGTTGACCAGCTATTTTCGCCCATCCATTGCTATTGGTCGCAAGCTAGCGACTTTGGGGCTAGCCCTTTGACTATCTCAACCTTACCCTTA harbors:
- a CDS encoding Dps family protein; this encodes MSNSVEAIANQEAQRAQNLSGSRPKTKAVLNQAVADLSKAYSIVHQVHWYMRGRGFLHLHPKMDEYMDALNANLDEISERLITLGGDPYSTLAEFDQNSNLTEEKGTWDKSMEDHLRRLVEVYTYLDKLYQVGLDVTDEEGDAPSNDIFTAAQADVEKTLWMLQAELGQAPGLD
- a CDS encoding prepilin peptidase, which gives rise to METLLILLLGASLGSFLGLVVDRFPEKSILWPRSHCDSCGQTLAIWDLIPIVSEMANGFRCRFCSAKIPVSYCLLETACALAFYLGWVGGLSWTQVFLVMLSLTLSLYDLKNQDYPLIIILLAGLVTLFFWGSNTTALVLLLLGILAQILPLGIGEGDLYYLALLALTLDLPSLLWLIQLGSLLAILFIISHKEKRAVPFLPFLSLAYLVELGLMEMG
- a CDS encoding FeoB-associated Cys-rich membrane protein, whose translation is MSTYIIAGLIALAVIAGLRHYIKQKGSCGDCDCACPVKEEMHKHQKLS
- a CDS encoding alpha/beta hydrolase family protein; translated protein: MTVQDLWLKRDDFKIYGKYYCPDEGTGKLPLIIMSHGFRGSHLGTQVYAQAAYEAGYAVYSYDFVGSGDGSAKQSEGDFLDMSVLTQAKDLEAVLIQLRERPEIDSNRVYLMGESQGGFVSAYVAGKIPDQIAGLVLLYPAFVLQDDAKKRVEAYDNGPQATIVMGTQIGAIYNQDALSFDIYQVLAGYRKPVLIVHGDSDKIVPLAYSERAQASYHQAQLLVLPGAGHGFHGQDIQRATQAMLTYLADREGGE
- a CDS encoding rhodanese-like domain-containing protein, encoding MSQMLINWILVAVILLGFIAWATWRYFRIRRAAKFINNSEFQELMHQGQIIDLRGSKAFQDQHILGARNFQIQQFKESLSSLRKDKPVLLYDNMRGQAIQRAVPILKKAGYTQVYVLESGFENWNGKTK
- a CDS encoding ferrous iron transport protein A; the encoded protein is MILQEADLNKSYQIASINLPEVSLRHLANLGLKVGTTLKVLSKTKSSAIIVLKANRLAFDTSILANIDVTELSEEQETLPLSDLEVGQSAYIDNILALNEAKRRLMDMGLTRHTKIYLRKVAPLGDPIEISLRGYELSLRKSEAQMISVVRSKDQEED
- the feoB gene encoding ferrous iron transport protein B, producing the protein MTEIALIGNPNSGKTSLFNLLTGTTQHVGNWPGVTVERKSGQVKTLPGVNVQDLPGIYSLSPYSPEEKIARDYLLSNHADAILNVVDATNLERNLYLTTQLIETGLPVTLALNMSDVLKSQGRTINSEKLAYQLGLPVIATSALKNTGVDKAIKKASQTTKARVDDIQYPTYDDKFEAALAQIIQVLGQTVPQRSNRFYAIKLFERDKLITSEVNLSPFQKLEIDDIIKITEEIFTEDSETIVVNQRYAFIERVCQMAQSQDDDIKMTLSDKIDKIVTNRILALPIFALVMFLVYYLSIQTVGTMGTDWVNDVLFGQYIPDLVTQFLQDLHVADWLQSLIVNGIVAGVGTVLGFLPQIFVLFVCLGILEDIGYMSRIAFVMDRIFRRFGLSGKSFIPMLISTGCGVPGIMASRTIENERDRRITIMTTTFMPCSAKLSIIALIAGAFFPDSPWVAPSTYFMGMLAIIFSGISLKKTSFLGGYTSPFIMELPSYHLPKARAVLRYATGKALSFVKRAGTIIFSLTVLIWFLSSYNFTFQAVETDQSILASLGRLLAWIFTPLGFGNWKATVAALTGLAAKETVVATFGILYHNPDATETSKALWTSLQGDYTALAAYSFLTFNLLCAPCFAAIGTIRREMGNLKWTLLAIGFQTGLAYLVSLVIYQLGLVFLYDQAFSLWTGLAFLIIGLMLYFILRKPRQIKEEVISLDNLPLADRT
- a CDS encoding NAD(P)H-hydrate dehydratase; its protein translation is MMIDEKVLKNLIQPRPLKSHKGTFGRALLIGGLYPYGGAIIMAALATVNSGAGLVTVASAPANIPALHSHLPEAMAFDLADQALLTQQIHSSHVILIGPGLGDSPLAQKGLDLVLSQVQANQTLIIDGSALDLLAKKDQISWPTQKIVLTPHQKEWERLSGIEISQQNQENAREALAHFPSQTILVAKSHQTTIYDQTGQVAQLTVGGPYQATGGMGDTLAGMITGFVAQFREDLFKSVAGASYLHSAIADDLAQDAYVVLPTRISQEIPSWMKKMSEED
- a CDS encoding YqgQ family protein, whose translation is MKTLYDVQQLLKRFGIIVYLGKRLYDIEMMKIELERLYQSGLLEKEDYLTAELILRREHRLEKERLEAKGNNHG
- a CDS encoding DUF6036 family nucleotidyltransferase, whose protein sequence is MKKEDITLEVIGVGGFVLEYYNLRGTQDVDAFYQENTKILSIIKQVGDKFGVNEPDELWLNNSVSNLNKVPPKSACKVIYNFSNLKVLIPTLIYIVGMKMESGRNRD
- a CDS encoding bifunctional methylenetetrahydrofolate dehydrogenase/methenyltetrahydrofolate cyclohydrolase, with translation MTAKIIDGKALAKKMQGQLAEKVAQLKDQHGIVPGLVVILVGDNPASQVYVRNKERSALAAGFTSETVRLSDSISQEELLALIEKYNQDPAFHGILVQLPLPSHINDKRVILAIDPKKDVDGFHPMNTGHLWSGRPLMVPCTPAGIMEMLREYEVDLEGKNAVIVGRSNIVGKPMAQLLLDKNATVTLTHSRTRHLDRVCKRANLLIVAIGQRNFVTKDYVKEGAVVIDVGMNRDDDGKLIGDVKFDEVAQLASLITPVPGGVGPMTITMLLEQTYQAALRSVSL
- a CDS encoding ROK family glucokinase, which produces MAKKLLGIDLGGTTIKFGILTTQGDVQEKWAIETNILEEGKHIVPDIVESLKHRLSLYNLTKDDFIGIGMGSPGAVDRDKKTVTGAFNLNWAKTQEVGSVIEKEVGIPFAIDNDANVAALGEAWTGAGGNNPDVILVTLGTGVGGGIIADGNLIHGVAGGGGEIGHINVQPQDGFECTCGNKGCLETVASATGVVRLARLLAEAYEGDSKIKAAIDNGDSVSSKDIFQAAAAGDKFADSVVEKVAYYLGLATANLGNTLNPDSIVLGGGVSAAGEFLRSRVEKYFLQFAFPAVKTSTKIKIAELGNDAGIIGAASLARKFA